The following are encoded together in the Actinoplanes sp. N902-109 genome:
- a CDS encoding chemotaxis response regulator protein-glutamate methylesterase produces the protein MIKVLVVDDSVVVRRLIVDSLGGMPDIEVVGTASNGLLAQAKIDSLRPDVITMDIEMPQMDGIQAVRELRKRHRTPVIMFSTLSAAGASATLEALSAGATDYVTKPSNVGSIAQSIAAVREQLVPKIHALAGRRPPAGRPGPGPAPSRPGLAPPPLHRPGLARPGEQAPGRPAAPPVKAVRRGGPQQRVDILAIGSSTGGPDALTKVLQAMPTELPVPIVVTQHMPPVFTRMFAERLDRSTPLRVVEAGDGMELTAGTVYIAPGDKHLVLQRRGTATLTQLSGAPPENSCRPAVDVMFRSVSSLYGASVFATVLTGMGYDGRSGAKVLRDAGAEVLAQDEASSVVWGMPGAVVGAGLADEVLPLDRIAAALIQRVQVGRAPRATAVTR, from the coding sequence GTGATCAAAGTGCTCGTCGTGGACGACTCCGTGGTGGTGCGCCGGCTCATCGTCGACTCGCTCGGTGGCATGCCGGACATCGAGGTTGTCGGCACCGCATCGAACGGCCTCCTGGCCCAGGCGAAGATCGACTCGTTGCGGCCGGACGTCATCACGATGGACATCGAGATGCCCCAGATGGACGGCATCCAGGCGGTACGGGAGCTGCGCAAACGCCACCGGACGCCGGTCATCATGTTCAGCACGCTGTCCGCGGCCGGCGCCAGCGCCACCCTGGAGGCGCTGTCCGCCGGCGCGACGGACTACGTCACGAAGCCGTCCAACGTGGGCAGCATCGCGCAGTCCATCGCGGCCGTGCGGGAGCAGCTCGTACCCAAGATCCATGCACTTGCGGGGCGCCGGCCGCCGGCCGGTCGCCCCGGGCCGGGCCCGGCACCCAGCCGGCCCGGTCTTGCGCCGCCGCCGCTGCATCGTCCCGGGCTCGCCCGGCCCGGCGAGCAGGCGCCCGGCCGGCCTGCCGCACCACCGGTCAAGGCGGTCCGGCGCGGCGGACCGCAGCAGCGGGTGGACATCCTGGCGATCGGCTCGTCGACCGGCGGGCCGGACGCACTGACCAAGGTGCTGCAGGCGATGCCCACCGAGCTGCCGGTGCCGATCGTGGTGACCCAGCACATGCCGCCGGTCTTCACCCGGATGTTCGCCGAGCGGCTGGACCGCAGCACGCCGCTGCGGGTGGTCGAGGCCGGCGACGGCATGGAACTGACCGCGGGCACGGTCTACATCGCTCCCGGCGACAAGCACCTCGTGCTGCAGCGCCGGGGTACGGCCACGCTGACCCAGCTCAGCGGGGCGCCGCCGGAGAACTCGTGCCGCCCGGCGGTGGACGTGATGTTCCGCTCGGTGTCGTCGCTCTACGGGGCCTCGGTGTTCGCGACGGTGCTGACCGGCATGGGATACGACGGACGGAGTGGTGCGAAAGTGCTGCGTGACGCAGGCGCCGAAGTCCTGGCGCAGGACGAGGCGAGCTCGGTGGTCTGGGGGATGCCCGGCGCTGTCGTCGGGGCCGGGCTCGCTGACGAGGTGCTGCCGCTCGATCGGATCGCCGCCGCGCTGATCCAGCGGGTACAGGTCGGCCGCGCGCCGCGAGCCACGGCGGTGACCCGATGA
- a CDS encoding chemotaxis protein CheW translates to MASRQFATFEVADQLFGVEVDTVQEVLSYNEYTPVPLAPPAVGGLFNLRGQVIAAVDLRVQLGLARQALQGPVMNVILRGDGEPVSLLVDRIGEVVDLDDEAFEPPPDTLSGPTRELVVGTFKLDGRLMLALDANQAVDTYRATT, encoded by the coding sequence ATGGCAAGTCGTCAGTTCGCCACCTTCGAGGTGGCCGACCAGCTCTTCGGCGTCGAGGTGGACACGGTGCAGGAGGTGCTGTCGTACAACGAGTACACCCCGGTGCCGCTGGCCCCGCCGGCCGTGGGCGGGTTGTTCAACCTGCGCGGCCAGGTGATCGCCGCGGTGGACCTGCGGGTCCAGCTGGGTCTGGCCCGGCAGGCGCTGCAGGGCCCGGTGATGAACGTGATCCTGCGCGGCGACGGTGAGCCGGTGAGCCTGCTCGTCGACCGCATCGGTGAGGTCGTCGACCTCGACGACGAGGCGTTCGAGCCGCCGCCGGACACGCTCAGCGGGCCGACCCGCGAGCTGGTGGTGGGCACGTTCAAGCTGGACGGCCGGCTCATGCTCGCTCTGGACGCGAACCAGGCGGTCGACACGTATCGAGCCACCACCTGA
- a CDS encoding chemotaxis protein CheW, whose translation MEDLGEIVGEFLMESHENLDQIDRDLVALEQEPGSRDLISRIFRAIHTIKGTSGFLAFSRLETLAHAGESLLSRLRDGVQPVTPTTITTLLATIDGVRNLLDAIEQNGSEEGVDVDAIIAAVHAQMNTSTEAAPAAAAPAAAEAPEPIAEVPARPAPEPVEGQRRPLGEMLVESGAAEPADVGSALQAQLEGDERKLGTILLEEGKTQPAAVSEALQAQAPKRSVADSAIRVDVDLLDTLMNMVGELVLARNQLVRGVMETGDSGLVRSAQRLGMITSELQEGIMKTRMQPIEHIWSKLPRVIRDLSQSLGKKVELVMEGKETELDRSLLEAVKDPLTHLVRNAVDHGIEDEAKRIATGKSPEGTLTLRAYHEGGHVAVEVADDGAGMDVDRIAQKAVEKGLLRPEQIPGMDKREIMAMVFQPGFSTAAKVTNVSGRGVGMDVVKTNIERIGGAVSVDSTLGEGTVWRLNIPLTLAIVQALTVDCGDQRYVIPQVAVLELVYIDGTSTKIEYASGAPVYRLRGKLLPLVRLDRALGFDVGGDQGVYIMVLQADGRRFGLVVDRVLNTEEVVVKALNSRLKDIGLYSGATILGDGKVGLILDVSSLARRSHLAADADRENTIGMSRATSGGGTGERLLITAVGERRVAIPLDTVTRLEEFPRSRIEQAGSREVVQYRGQILPLMRLSHVLGAYSDAEEGDTVSVVVYSEGGRSVALVVDRIVDIAENSTTARRDVEEDGLVGTAVIQQRVTELLDVRRAILAADPNFYREMSNAEMLVEA comes from the coding sequence TTGGAAGACCTTGGCGAGATCGTCGGCGAATTCCTCATGGAGTCCCACGAGAACCTGGACCAGATCGACCGGGACCTCGTGGCGCTGGAGCAGGAACCGGGATCGCGAGACCTGATCTCCCGCATCTTCCGGGCGATCCACACCATCAAGGGTACGAGTGGCTTCCTGGCGTTCAGCCGGTTGGAGACGCTGGCGCACGCCGGTGAATCCCTGCTGTCCCGGCTGCGCGACGGCGTGCAGCCGGTCACGCCGACCACGATCACCACACTGCTGGCGACGATCGACGGGGTGCGCAACCTGCTCGATGCGATCGAGCAGAACGGCTCGGAGGAGGGCGTCGACGTCGACGCCATCATCGCCGCGGTGCATGCCCAGATGAACACGTCGACCGAGGCCGCGCCCGCCGCGGCGGCCCCTGCCGCAGCCGAGGCGCCCGAACCGATCGCTGAGGTGCCGGCGCGCCCGGCGCCCGAGCCGGTCGAGGGTCAGCGCCGCCCGCTCGGCGAGATGCTCGTCGAGTCCGGTGCGGCCGAGCCGGCCGATGTCGGCTCCGCGCTGCAGGCCCAGCTCGAGGGCGACGAGCGCAAGCTCGGCACGATCCTGCTGGAGGAGGGCAAGACCCAGCCCGCCGCGGTCAGCGAGGCGCTGCAGGCGCAGGCCCCCAAGCGCAGCGTCGCCGACAGCGCCATCCGCGTGGACGTCGATCTGCTCGACACCCTCATGAACATGGTCGGTGAGCTCGTGCTCGCCCGTAACCAGCTCGTCCGCGGCGTCATGGAGACCGGCGACTCCGGTCTGGTGCGCAGCGCCCAGCGGCTCGGCATGATCACCTCGGAGCTGCAAGAGGGCATCATGAAGACCCGCATGCAGCCGATCGAGCACATCTGGTCCAAGCTGCCCCGGGTCATCCGGGACCTGAGCCAGTCGCTCGGCAAGAAGGTCGAGCTGGTGATGGAGGGCAAGGAGACCGAGCTCGACCGCTCGCTGCTGGAGGCGGTCAAGGACCCGCTGACCCACCTCGTGCGCAACGCCGTCGACCACGGCATCGAGGACGAGGCCAAGCGCATCGCCACCGGCAAGTCGCCCGAGGGCACGCTGACCCTGCGCGCGTACCACGAGGGTGGGCACGTCGCGGTCGAGGTGGCCGACGACGGCGCCGGCATGGACGTCGACCGGATCGCGCAGAAAGCCGTGGAGAAGGGGCTGCTGCGCCCCGAGCAGATCCCCGGCATGGACAAGCGCGAGATCATGGCGATGGTCTTCCAGCCCGGCTTCTCCACCGCGGCCAAGGTGACCAACGTGTCCGGCCGGGGCGTCGGCATGGACGTGGTCAAGACCAACATCGAGCGGATCGGCGGCGCGGTCAGCGTCGACTCGACGCTGGGCGAGGGTACGGTCTGGCGGCTCAACATCCCGCTGACGCTGGCGATCGTGCAGGCCCTGACCGTCGACTGCGGCGACCAGCGCTATGTGATCCCGCAGGTGGCCGTGCTCGAGCTGGTGTACATCGACGGCACTTCCACCAAGATCGAGTACGCCTCCGGTGCGCCCGTCTACCGGCTGCGGGGCAAGCTGCTCCCGCTCGTCCGGCTGGACCGGGCGCTCGGCTTCGACGTCGGCGGCGACCAGGGTGTCTACATCATGGTGCTGCAGGCCGACGGCCGGCGCTTCGGCCTGGTGGTCGACCGCGTGCTCAACACCGAGGAAGTCGTGGTCAAGGCGTTGAACAGCCGGCTGAAGGACATCGGCCTCTACTCCGGCGCCACCATCCTCGGCGACGGCAAGGTCGGCCTGATCCTCGACGTCTCGTCGCTGGCGCGGCGCTCGCACCTGGCCGCCGACGCCGACCGCGAGAACACCATCGGCATGTCCCGTGCCACCAGCGGCGGCGGAACCGGTGAGCGGCTGCTCATCACCGCGGTCGGCGAGCGGCGCGTCGCGATCCCGCTCGACACGGTCACCCGGCTCGAGGAGTTCCCCCGCAGCCGGATCGAGCAGGCCGGGTCCCGCGAGGTGGTGCAGTACCGCGGCCAGATCCTCCCGCTCATGCGGCTGTCGCACGTGCTGGGCGCGTACAGCGATGCGGAGGAGGGCGACACCGTGTCGGTGGTCGTCTACAGCGAGGGAGGACGCAGCGTGGCGCTGGTGGTGGACCGGATCGTCGACATCGCCGAGAACTCGACAACCGCGCGCCGCGACGTCGAGGAGGACGGCCTGGTCGGCACCGCGGTCATCCAGCAGCGGGTGACCGAGCTGCTGGACGTGCGCCGCGCGATCCTGGCCGCCGACCCGAACTTCTACCGCGAGATGTCCAACGCCGAGATGCTGGTGGAGGCCTGA
- a CDS encoding response regulator transcription factor — protein MSRLLVVEDDPDIALALRLLFSRAGYEVAHAGDGRTGLKEAYAEHPDLVVLDVGLPEMDGWQVLERLRDVSDVPVLVLTAHGQEAEKVRGLRGGADDYLTKPFANNELLARVEALLRRSSGGQNSWASQIYDDGLVHLDPTKRRVYVKGDEKRLTPTEFRLLNALVRHAGAVLSPNQLLTQAWDDPTGIGQERVKFAVLRLRRKLGWSDPDESPIESVRGFGYRYRRPGGDT, from the coding sequence ATGAGCAGACTGCTGGTGGTCGAGGACGACCCGGACATCGCGCTGGCTCTGCGTCTGCTCTTCAGCCGGGCGGGCTACGAGGTCGCGCATGCCGGTGACGGGCGCACCGGGCTCAAGGAGGCCTACGCCGAGCACCCCGACCTGGTCGTGCTGGATGTCGGCCTGCCCGAGATGGACGGCTGGCAGGTGCTCGAACGGCTGCGCGACGTGTCGGACGTTCCGGTGCTGGTTCTCACCGCCCACGGCCAGGAGGCCGAGAAGGTCCGGGGCCTGCGGGGTGGCGCCGACGACTACCTCACCAAGCCGTTCGCCAACAACGAGCTGCTGGCCCGGGTCGAGGCGCTGCTGCGCCGCTCGTCCGGCGGCCAGAACAGCTGGGCCAGCCAGATCTACGACGACGGGCTGGTGCACCTCGACCCCACCAAGCGCCGGGTCTACGTCAAGGGCGACGAGAAGCGGCTCACCCCGACGGAGTTCCGGTTGCTCAATGCGCTGGTGCGGCATGCCGGCGCGGTGCTCAGCCCGAACCAGCTGCTGACCCAGGCCTGGGACGACCCCACCGGCATCGGCCAGGAGCGGGTCAAGTTCGCGGTGCTGCGGCTGCGGCGCAAGCTCGGCTGGTCGGATCCCGACGAGTCCCCGATCGAGTCCGTGCGCGGGTTCGGTTACCGGTACCGGCGCCCCGGCGGCGACACCTGA
- a CDS encoding sensor histidine kinase KdpD, translating to MRTSPNTVALQARFLALISHELRTPLTTIASFTESLDTDDLAPAERSVALAAVRRNTDRMLALVADLMVVSRLQTGDLELHPEEIDLGALIRAAADLLASGEPYTAATVEAEPGPPVSADAALLRDLFYAAIGTVASDATDRCASVTARPEPDGWQVTVVARQAERLTEESLMSGMLADPEPPHRRRSTAVWMLLAEAIAGRHGGSVELTYDPETGAGAQIRLPLTIPTE from the coding sequence GTGCGAACCTCCCCGAACACCGTTGCGCTGCAGGCTCGCTTCCTGGCGTTGATCTCCCATGAACTACGCACGCCGCTGACGACGATCGCGTCGTTCACCGAGAGCCTGGACACCGATGACCTGGCCCCGGCCGAGCGGTCGGTCGCGCTGGCCGCCGTGCGCCGCAACACCGACCGGATGCTGGCCCTGGTCGCCGATCTGATGGTGGTCAGCCGGTTGCAGACCGGCGACCTCGAGCTGCACCCGGAAGAAATCGACCTGGGCGCGCTCATCCGGGCCGCGGCCGACCTGCTGGCCAGCGGCGAGCCGTACACCGCCGCCACGGTCGAGGCCGAACCCGGGCCGCCCGTCTCGGCCGACGCGGCGCTGCTGCGCGACCTGTTCTACGCCGCCATCGGAACGGTGGCCAGCGACGCCACCGACCGGTGCGCCTCGGTCACGGCACGCCCCGAGCCGGACGGCTGGCAGGTCACGGTGGTGGCCCGGCAGGCCGAGAGGCTGACCGAGGAGAGCCTGATGTCGGGGATGCTGGCCGACCCGGAGCCACCGCACCGCCGCCGCAGCACAGCGGTCTGGATGCTGCTGGCCGAGGCGATCGCCGGCCGGCACGGCGGGTCGGTCGAACTGACCTACGACCCCGAGACCGGAGCCGGGGCGCAGATCCGCCTCCCGCTGACGATCCCCACAGAATGA
- a CDS encoding CAP domain-containing protein, with amino-acid sequence MFDLVRRTALAAAAPAALLALTAAPAHAVAGGPTTEQVLMAEVVALTNQERMANGCGELAVDEELTIASVRQAHYMAATGDFGHIGWRGSTFETRTEAVGYDYVAAENIGWGYSGPDEVMVAWMNSPAHRANILNCTVRSFGAGVQRAANGTFYWTQVFGYR; translated from the coding sequence GTGTTCGACCTTGTACGACGTACCGCCCTCGCCGCGGCCGCGCCGGCCGCCCTGCTCGCCCTGACCGCTGCACCCGCGCACGCGGTGGCCGGTGGGCCGACCACCGAGCAGGTCCTGATGGCCGAGGTGGTCGCCCTGACCAACCAGGAGCGGATGGCCAACGGCTGCGGCGAGCTGGCGGTGGACGAGGAGCTGACGATCGCGTCCGTCCGCCAGGCCCACTACATGGCGGCGACCGGCGACTTCGGGCACATCGGCTGGCGTGGCTCGACGTTCGAGACCCGCACCGAGGCGGTCGGCTACGACTACGTCGCCGCGGAGAACATCGGCTGGGGCTACAGCGGCCCGGACGAGGTGATGGTGGCCTGGATGAACAGCCCCGCGCACCGGGCGAACATCCTCAACTGCACCGTGCGGTCGTTCGGTGCGGGCGTCCAGCGGGCCGCGAACGGCACCTTCTACTGGACCCAGGTGTTCGGCTACCGCTGA